The genomic window tacatttttaaatattaaatatatgtgTAACCTTATTATTATGCATATGAGAACTAATTTAAAAAGAGGTCATGTAAGTACCAAACTTTAATGTCGTGGTTGCCTACTGGTTAAAAGAACTGGAACTAAAATATGAGAATGTAGGTTACATTCCAGGTTAGTGCCATTATGTTGGTTTACCAAGTTGTATCTGATGAAGGAAAACTTTCAGAAACCCTTACCGGGAAAGGCTGATCCTGGAgtagtgatgtaaaatgaaaaaaaaacgatttgtttttttcactttattgaaaaaaaaacatgaaaaaaaactttgcatcgttgttttttttctaaatttggttttttttctagcctactttttagttcaattttcaaaatttccctttcgttgagttaatataaatgaatgttgccaatatttttatgaaatttggttctgttttatcagaaaagtaccgtagattcaagaataaacctaagactctattatgtaaccttaagtattaatctttaacggtaaatgccctaacaatttaagagttattatactcttgaaaaaaacaaggcccagaaaaaaaactgttttttatctggttttttttcaaggttttttttcacactagaaaaaaaacggtttttttgcaacactatcCTGGAGTACTAAACTTTAAGACATTTCACTTATTTTTCCGAATTTCCAAAGAGGCAATTAGATTTCGCCAGCATATATTAAGTGCAAGattgatccaaaaaaaaatgagtGACTCGTGAAAAATCTGTCGCGTCACTTCCATAGTCATCTCTAACCATACGTCCGTTGATTTCCTATGGGAACATAACGTTAAACGGTAAAATTCGATGTTCAAAATACCATTGACAGAAAAACAGTAGCGCATCCTCGTTGAAAGTTGTTCAAACACATCAGTAGACATTATCCCGCTCGCTATAAGAGGCAAGTCTCCGACCTAGTTAGAAAATTAACCGTTACACCGCTCGCATGACTTCCAGCGAGTTGACTTTATGCTAAGATAAGAGCAAAGAGTTTGTATACAGTTTAACAAGTTATGGAAGCTAGTTACGCGCTGCTTAGATTTTGTAAGGTTTGTGTTTTGAAATGTTGCTTAGGGAATAGCGAAGTGatagcaaaataaattgaacattGAATatttaggctgataaatcagcagttttcgaacgtcaaattAATTCAAGCAGCCCTCAAAACACCCTTCCTAAATCCTAGACCATATCCTTAGTAGTTTTGCTAGAAGAAAGTGTTACTTTTCTGAAGCAATCTACTGCTCCTCTTCAAATAACTTCCTTATGCGAACCACAAAACTATGCCAGCCCAATAAACTGTTAATAAATCCGGTGTTAAATAATGAATACCTATACCTTTATCGCCAATTTAATAATGTCTAATCCATTGATtcaaaaagtcattttttttctcaCAGGATCAAAATGGCGGTCAATGCGCGCGTCGCTCTCTCCCGCGTTTTCTGGCGCGCGTTGTCGTAGCATGGCACCGCTGATGGCGGAGAGCGCATGCGCGGTCATAGCTTACCTGCGTGAGAAGATAGCTGGAGAAGAAGCTATGGACATTAATAAAGTGAGTTTGTTCAATGATGAACCTTACGAACTGCAGTTTAAAGTCTGGAACTGCAAATCAGTCCATCGTCACCACGTGATCAATATTCAAATTTAATGTCTTCTCCAGGAATCCCTATACATAGGAGTCTCTATACTTACatgattaactttattaaaatcagtaccagggtttttctttaaactaTAAGAATCTTTCGAACTATATTGCTTTGCacgattttataaataaaggttCCCTTTTCAGGTTACAATGTCCTACGTGAATGACGTGATAGCATCGTGCGCATTCGGCTTCGCGGTGGATTCTCTGAAGGACCCTGACAACTGCATCTTCAGGTTAGGGAAGAAAGCTGTCGTTCAGGACACCAATCAAGTCATGAAGTTCTTTGGATATGAGAATATGAAGAGTATTATgaaggtatgtatgtattatttgaAGAAATGTAAAGGTAGGCATCCGATATATTTGCCGTATCTTGGTATGATTCATGACGAAAATAAAACCCAAGGAAGcactaaataaaatgtttcatactTTTCTCCTTATTATGTCTttggttaaattattttcaaagatCTGTTGTCTACATTTTCACTCGCATAGGACCTTCTTGTCGAAGAAAATATAAGTTAGGTACAATATACTcgtattttcttcataaaaaacaaaacccTTGTTACAGTTTCTACAAGTAAAAATAATCCCCACACAAGACGCTGAGCAGTTCTCCCAACTCTTCAAATCAGCTTTGAAGGCTCGTCGAGAGAACCTCGTGAAGCCCAGACCTGACTTCATACAGATCTTAGTCGACGCTGCCCAAGGTAGGAACAAGAATCAAGGAACTTTAGTTACCTCATTAGAAAAAGGTCTTCGAAAAATTCATTTGAATTGTCCTTTTTCCTTATTGGCTGCCCCGCTCACTTCTAatatcggtgaccgattttttttagGCGAAAGTTGATCAGAAAATACTAGTCCTACAGATAATCGGCCCGATTATTATCTGtgtgtcctacaaaaagtctgatgTGGGGTAGCGTTGGTCCAGCTGAATACAACTGAACAATGTTATGGTCTTCCATATTTCATAAACTTTTCTTTGAAGTggtaaattcttaaaaatacatattattcacAGGCAAACCCAAGGCAGACAGCGAGGGCGACGCGAACAACAACGAATACCTAAAGTCTACCGAGagtaagattaattttaatttgtttactcttcattattatattgtaaaggtCTGAACAGTAGATCAAGAATTTATATTAACTCATTATGGACCATTTTCGAAGTCGCGGTTACCGTAGAAGTTTTGTCCAACTTTATGTTTTACCATCTATTCACCGCCGTTCTACCCGCATCTTGGGGAAGTACCTATTCACCGCACAcggataaaataaatctattgtcATTTTAGAGGCTCTAAACTGTGTGCCAGATATTCAAATAGATTCTTTAATTTTTGCGTGAGAGCCAGTCAGACAGAGTTTTTTACCCATTTAAGacatttgtaagtatatttcaagctgataattgaaaaatattaaaaacttacttaatgagaatattatttaaacttaaagtaGCGAATAATTGATCAACGAGCCGAGAATCGAGGCCAATCGTGCGCAATCAGTTGGAAAGGCTTATAGTAATGGACTACAGTTTTAAATTgaagatgatgattttaaaGCTCGAATTTGAATGGTAAACGTGGAGGAAGAGGACGACTGAGTGTATGAATGGAGATATAGCTGCAAAGGGTGTTACTTTTGAGATGATGCCAGTAGGAAGGAATGGATAAAGAAGACATGATGGCTAAATTGAGCACTCCAAGATGTCCACAGAAACAGTTGATAATATGATGACTAATTCCGTGAAAGACAactttaaccgtcaaatccgtagcggaccccaatcggggtctgaacatcaatgtcaccgtaagctcggtttagaccccaattggggtctgcgaatcagtcatatgctttcctaattatttacgctcatatttattttctttccaatcaaaccacatttgtgagtactaaataaaataactaaataaatttaaattatttttacgcattcaaacctttcatatttagcatcccgttagaaatatacctttttaaaatccaatcgtaattaccgggaattctgatcgaactcgccatgtttgtttacattagttgtttttttaaatttgaagacgcatagacaagatggcgacggtgatagaagttttgcatcgaatgatccgattcgttaaaataaagaatcgatttaataattttatattatttgatataataatattactaaattgcacttttgtatacttaccataatctgaaaataaattaggaaaggtaaatttattttgaaaaaaatgctagaaaatcagtggtagaaaatacgttgtagccggaataaaataatcttcggtttttagggtttctgaagacggcaaatgaagacttatttatttcttcggaggttttatgtgcaggattcctgtagacctgccaaacttaatggcgattcgttacttccaactttttaactgagcttcaaagcaatttgacgagagccgtagttaggtgtagttatcgcaaaattttatgacgattttattgtttgaaagggcaaatagttcgctgttcatcgaaagctggtccaagaaggaaagatggccgccgccgacttatttttaaccgacttcccaaaaagcggaggttctcaattcgaccattttttcgtatgtttgttactcgattactcagccatttatttatcgattttgatgattctttttttgtttgatagcgtatacttccgaggtggtcccattatcatcaggtcaggatctgatgatggaaccttgagaaatcgagggcgactttcgaaagttgcagaaatacataggttgaaatcttatcactcaggtgtttgcctggtagcactattcaacagtgaaggctttctcaaggtttccatcatcagatcctggacctaataacaaatatggggaatataccctttcgaccaaaaacaaacatccaaattgagaaccacctcctttttgggattcggttaaaaatatttggtgactttaaaatcaatcaattattattattgtttctcatcatcaaataagtacattactttggtagttacaaattgcattatatttcagaacaccaggcttaccctccgccgaaacaaaaatcttagaattgttgagaaataatataagaataaattaaaattccgtaataggtaataaaaattcaattaaagttaaaaattattacaaatgacgcaacaccaaaataaataatacatataaaaatttaatgctaaaaactttcataaaacttaaatatattttttcttaacaacaaaaacaaattgaacctataatttaaaattaataaataaaattgaaataagttgctattaaaaaataggtatgtatatataaaattggtattcgattattaataataattatccgatttaggtatcgaatgcacaccgctgattgaaaaaaaaaattcatactccattccaaagtctacttctctttgatcttgtaaattgttcatttttattgtgtattttatgtgctgattttttagttattgaacattaataagtgcacgaaatgtattgcaacggattgaaaatgttataaatatgacgtttgtgttgtgtttgagaaagtgatgcgattatttattggtaagttttcaccaaatttgaaatgcctaacttttcgatagacttaaaaacaccgtaattattatctttttctgaattaactaaccctatttgacctttgcacattgttgtcaaataagtgagctctaaagttatagttaaaatacttctgatcaggcattacggacttagaattcatgtgttgaaagttagtacaaatttttgacatccatgtcgcgattcaaaatatcccgccgaatcaacggtaaagtcatatgtcaaaatcttgtcgagcagaggggttaaaatACTGAATTGCGCGAATTGATcctttgtcaaaaatattatgGCAGTTAATTACACCTTAATTCACATGAACATAAAAAAACCCTTTATTGAAAACGGCAGAAACTTCAATCACATACCCACGAACTTGTTCCACCCTTTCGCCCGAACACAACAACCGCTGACTTTGATTGACGAGACGTACGCCAAATTTAATTATGACGTGTTTCTGAGCGTGACGTCACAATTGTTCCCGGATTACCCCATTCCTTGGAACGGGAAGCTATTTGTTTTGTGAATCGAGATTACCTACTCTCTGCTGCATGCCTAGTAATTTGTTCGCGTCGTTTCTTGTAAACaaacgtatgtatgtatctacGCTTGTTTTGAAGTGTGGTGGGTTCTTGGTTCTTTTTACAACTGTATTCGACTTTAAGTGAAGTTTTTTATCCACCACATCCTGACTTTTCCATCTCAAATTCATTTGGTTGATGTAAAATATGGTGTTAAAAGGAGATAGTCACTTCGGTCTTTCTAAGCATGACGGTAGTGTCTGTCAACAGTCTCTCTTTCAGCTATTTACTTAGTTATCATTGTGTTACTTCTCATTTCTATAAACTTGTGTGTACGTCTGGCAAATTCCTTTTGATATTTCAAAACCAGACCCAGAATAAATTATTAGCTTtcctaatttcaatattttattacttcacaATATACACGTGTTCGCTAAATGGATCTTCTGAAACGTTTTTCCTAGTAATTTGCACGTGTCATTATAATTGGAGCAGGTTGACAGGGCATGAAACACAGCCTAAGTCTTATTTTTTGCTACAGTAAATTCTTAGCTTTTAGATTCTGAAAATCAACGTTAATTGTTACGGAAACTAAGTTGTTTAGTAAAAAATGAGGATgcttattttattactgttttaagTTCAAGATATTACCAATTATGAAGGTACCTTTATGGtcatattgcaaaaaaatcgtcCGTTAATTGGAACATTTTATTCCCTTGCCTTAAACACGTGACTAacatctgtttaacttttttgtagaaATACTATTAATGTCTTTGGTGGTTATGGCGTTTTTACCAAAAAATGTGTTTACAACCCTAGTTTCGCCGATAATAGTAGATACAAGTCTACAAGATAGCCTACTGATAGATGGCAACTATTCTAGTTGGACATAGAATTCAAAATAGTTGTCCAAAACCGTGTGTCAACTAAACGGTATTGCGTCTAACTTTGTACACAGCTGCGGTGCCACATGAAATTGTTAGCAAATATTCCTAGCATGCACTTGTAGAGTaaactttaaagtttaaagGATGAGATATGGAGCATACCCGTAATAGCAACTGTATGCTTTAAAATAGCACGTCGAGAAATAATATGTTTCTGCTTTTGAGTAACTACGCGGTtggtttatttcaaaatgtagcTCTTAtgttttttgatgttgtaaaaTAATTGAGATAGCTTGATGTCTTTTACTCTTGAgtgttacttaaaaataatgttttaggCATTTTGTCTATAAATAACACAGATTAACCTTTGCATAACAGTGGCAGTACTTTGCCTTTCATTTGTTGCAAAAATGGAGATAAATGGATGGTGGCGCGTTTTATATAAGCATCGTTAATGGGTCATATCATAGTCTTACCATCAAAATAGTGTGCGTAGTACATGCGATAGACCACAGATTGTTAATCGACTTCAACTTAAATCCATCGATGGAAGGttcaagtaataaaaaatcaaaaaatgttcCCCTTAcaagtttcttcatcaaaagttaaagttaaagtaatgtttaaagtaaaagtaacggtcaaattcgttttttcaaggctaaagtgacagcaaaactaatagaaaaatttaatttaaccgttacttttactttagaaattactttagccataactttaactttaacttttgatgaagaaactggccgttaatcATAcccaacttatttttattttcagaattcaCAGATGATGACCTAGTAGCTCAAGCAGTACTGTTCTACGTAGCTGGATACGACACCACTGCTAACCTGATCTACTACTTCTTGTACGAGATGGCCATCAACCTCAGGGTACAGGTGAAGCTCCATGAAGAATTAGATGGATTGCCTCCTGATGAAGACATTGAGGATCTCTATGAGGCTGTTCAGGGGCTGGAGTATCTGGATATGTGCGTTAATGGTAAGCTGTTGGTGAAGCGTTAAGATATTTTGGAGAtagaattaaaaagaaagcattcagctctatatttttttaataaatataatgtgtttttatacaaatagaCACACCCACTCCATTGTACTCATCACTACTATTACACAAATGAACTTACTTACTTGAGTATGTACTGGTAGTTTCCAAGGTTTCTTCGTTTATTATTTCAGAGTAGAGCATATGTATAACTAATGAACCTACTTATGTACAATTATGACCGAAATCATGCTGCTTTAACACTATGccatattacatttttttaaatatcatcaaCGAACACAAGAACAAAATGTCAAACCCCTAAtcgatacaaatattttaacaattcttCCTTTCAGAGGTTTTAAGACTTTGGCCTCTTGTTGGATCTGCGGACAGGCGCTCTGTCGCTACATACGACTTCGGTCCTACTTACCCTGGCAGTAAAGATCGACTCATCGTAAGTATCATATTATGTCAAATATACGTTCTATCTCATCATCTGAATTTTTACTACCCCTTTCTATCTACATTTCTAcagctttaatattttaatatttttagtcaaAAAATCTATTCTAGTTTTGCGTAGAAAATTACCAAGCTACCAAAAAGCATTTTCTAGTTTATCACCACGCACTTAAGCACTTAATTTTCGGTGGCCGCCTCCAAAATGACATAGTACAATCCCAgcgaatatttttgaaagtaatAACTTCATTGGCGCGTGCTAATAGGTAATTTAGCATCGTAATAGCACCATTGCCCTAGAGGATTCCTTTATTCTGTGTTAATAGATCGTTTACGACATAATAGGAGGCGGTTCTTGAAGaattctgtttatattttttggctGTTTAGTTTGGTCTTGTTGAATTTCAATTTTGAGATGTTTTTGTccaaattcaatttgaggtTTTGACTTCTGTGGattttcttttgctttcaaTAGTGTGAAGCTCAATAAGTGATTTTCCACAATGACTTAGGTAATACAACTAGCTGTGGGCGTGACTTCGTATGCGTGGGTGATGTAGAATTATTATCGGAATCAAACATGGCAAAGACCTGACCTCTGCTTATTTTGTTTGACTTTAATAAATACTTCAAGTTCACATACAAATTCTCTTACCTTCAAACTTGAAACGAACTCAATGATTCTCTCAAAAACACCAGCAATTTATATCATTAACACATTGATTTCCAGGCTCCAGCAGGCATCCACGTGTGGCTGCCAATATACTCGATCCACCGCGACGAAACCTACTGGCCGAAGCCCCACGACTGCATCCCAGAGCGTTTCTCAAAGGACAGGAAAGCCGACATAGTTCCTTATACCTACATGCCTTTTGGAAACGGACCTCGCCATTGCATCGGTATGGAACatacatagagaacaaaatgtctagaggagatgtcataacgcaaaatctcataagtagcgcgccaaaatgcgttTGTTCgcggacgaggaacgttacctGCTCCGCTCTTACACTCCTTCTTTAGAAGCTgtccattattttcataattaaatcaccaatcaatcaagaccattcttttacagattggttttgatttcacAGATAACCCGAAGGCCtcattagttctagtaactgatcatcCCTGTCGTACGTTACATTGGCttacaagaaggcgcttgacctaccttccttatggcatctccgctatttttctttCCTCCGTAATATGAAACTAACTCGCCTTTGAAGGCCTTTGATTTGCTTTGAAATGGATTGAAATAGTCTATTGTGGTTGGATTTTGATTGAGGTTGTTGTTTTGATATTTGAAGTATGACAGTTGTCTGTCGAGATTTCATGGTTGCAAGGATTACAATGGTTTCAGTCTAGCGGATTTTGTCGCATGTATACGCTGGAATTTTCTATGCGCAACACATTCCGTGAAAGTACCGCTTGTATGAATTCGCTAAAATCACTTTGTATGAAAGAATGAATGCCAGATCAGGTTCATGCAGTAGGTACACAAAACACCTTTAATTCAATTGGATACACAAATACTCGTGTCTCTATCCACAGGGTCCCGGTTCGCAGTATTAGCAGCCAAGGTGTTCCTGGTAAAATTCCTCAGAAGTTACAAAACAAGAGCCGATCGGGCGAGCCCACATCTCTCCCCGAGAGCATTCATACTGAGACCCAGGGATGGCTACCAACTATATGTTACTCCacgataaaattgttatttaataaactgttttataggcttaataaaggttttttactcttaatacttttatttattactgtttcctaataaaaaggttaaaaattatatcgaaaatgttggcgcccaacgtgggactgATATCGGCTTTCATTGACTTACTGGAAATTCCGTTTTGTTCCTATGTATTCGTTACACGTATTGTGATTATTGCAGTTTCAATTCTATTATCACCTATGAAACCGTTCATTTATCCAAAATTCGaggaagtttaaaaaaatatcgctatttattaaatagtttatCCAAATAATAGTATTCACGTAGGATTATTGCAggttgattaaaaattaattccAACGTCACCCTTTGGAGCAAAACCCACACAATTAGACATTTCATAATAATCGGAAACAACGAATAATTCCCAGCATTGAGAATTCAACAGCTTTGTGATTCAAAATACAATCCAATGCATTACTTGGTGTTTTGAACACGACAAcccaaataatttatgttttgtaatatAATTGAATTTCGTACAAATGGCATCTAACATAACAAATGTTGGTTTTGAAACGCAAACAATGAAATTCGTAACTGAAAATCATTTTCATATAGCTATTGTGCAGCTTACAATGAAATGTCGAGAGCTATTCAcccaaaatatgtaggtattgtaaAGGATTCTATTTTTAGCGcttgtaaagaaaaatattgtgaagaacaaacttttcaatttttgtAAAGGACCTGtagaattttttaaagtaaactcaAGTGAATTATGAGAATAACAACGCGGAGTTACGTACGAACGTACAAGCGTTATAAATAACGTTATGAATGTAAATTCATGacgttattaaaatttataacgCTTGTAAAGTAATGGTGGCCCtttgggtaaagaaccaacttctcaAGTACCTAGATtataggttcgattccaggccatgcaacttttcttatttgcatctatgtatttacttatctaggctgtcatttgaataatacctactcagctgcatctggttaaactggaagccgaccctaacatgcttgggaaaaggctaggcagatgatgattactaCCCATGAACGAAATTAGTTTGGTTCGTTCAATACCAATACAAAAGTTTACATTTTAACTAGAGTAAaccagtacctaaataaatagcaAATTAATACCGAAGCGGTCCAGTATACCTAGATATATCTATTAACTTAAATTATTCCACAATTAGGGAGaacaaagaatataaataaataaagtgggcaactaaaaaaataataacaaaaaaccatTACCGATTGTTTACGGACCCCCACACTCATTCGCGGTGCAACGAAGTATGAAACAGAGACAATAGAGTCGCGTCAAGCCCAGAGGCAGAACTCGCCTGTTACTGTACACAGCAATGGCACAGACAATGCGTTCATTATTCCATTTAAATAATGAGCCTAGTGCCGTTATAAATGACTGGCGTAATATGAGAAATTAAtgcttattttttaagtttagatTTATAACAATTAGGTGAGATGACAgctaatttttaaattaattttgtttttttttttttatcagcgaTTTTTGCAAACAAGGTGGAACGGTGATACATTAATGGCTCGAAGCTTATATTGAGTTCAGTGTCGTTTACAAGAGAGACTTAAGTACGACCTAACAAGAGCTGATAATAATTATGGCATTCCATCTAAATCTAAACCACCATTGGCATGATGGCATAATTACAAAACTTGGGAGCATAGGTATATCATACAGGCCGTACAGCACATGTAGAGGTCAGTGCCGTATAGTCATAATGATGTATAATGtctcctttattttatttactagtaGGTATTATGTTTCAATGTCACAACAACCTGGTAGACAGATGTGGgtactaaaataacaataataacccTAAAGTGCCAAGTAGacactgaaaaaaaacttttgaaggTCTCTTTTTTGGGCTTCTAACATAATTCAAGTCTCTGAACTAACTGTAACTTTTTAAGTACTTAAATGTGCCTAGGGACTTTGTCAATTTCGTTTGGGAACTCGCGTTAAAAAATTCTTTCTATAACATACGAAACAAAAATGAGAGTAGGTTTCTTAGTATACCTAAGTTCTAACTTAGCATCTACTAAATATGTATGAGCGTCAATTTGATATAGGTCCTTATTATTCTTTAATGGGGAAACTGTTGCTGTTTTTGTATTTgtctcttttattttattctctcGGGATGATAGTAAAATTATGAGGAAAAACTAGTAATAAGTGTTTGTAGCATAATTTTGTTATACATATCCCTAAGCATCCGAAAATCACATACCTGTGCTtaactcacaaaaaaaaaattacccaTAGGCGCTCAATTACGTAATCCCTACATATCTTCACAAGTGACGGATCGAGGTGCAGCGTCGAATTGAGATTGCAAGTCTAGTGTACTATGAGATTCAGTCGAAAGCCGTTATGGCGGCGTATCACGAGCCGCGAACGCGATCcagtttttaattaactgtCAATCTTTATATTTCGTGATGATTGCATGTCAGGATCACGGGTTtcgagataaaaaataaaaaatacagcatCAACTATCTCTTTGATATGCTTTTTCTGATgagtacataattaaaattttgattaaatgtTTGTCTGAATAAAGTGCAGTTAATTTCGGAGgttatacatttttgatttattaaaaatgagcttattattttatatagtcTCCCTTACTGTATTCTCCCTTTTGTACCCCCGTATGTAGGAAGTCTATTATGGACTTACTTAGGTACTCCCATATAGACCTATCTGCACTCTTATGTGCTACCTTATTTACTCCCACTCCGACTATGTACTCCCactatgtataaataaagttatttaatttaatttaatgtgttcAAATTGCTTAAATATTTGTGATTGCTCCAATCAtggatttttgttatttgtccACTTTTATTGACCTATGAGTCCCTTTGAGTCCCCAATATATAACAAAAGGAAAACCACGTTCGCTGCGCTCGCGATTTCATGTggataatattatttgtgtttactCCTTTAAATgtctggtaaataaaaaataaattcacgcTCAGCCTTGTCTATTTGACCTTTTATTAAATTTCTATGTTAATCAATTTCAATCCTAAATCTAATAAAATCGATATTAAAAGACTGAAGACTGTAGctcacaaaaaaaatgcttttgacAGTGACATTTAATTGACATAGACATTGACTGTACAGCTGTATTCCAAAAATTGTGGCGCCAAATTTTCGCTCGTAAGAGTCGTAAGCGTTtctaaaatgaatattttgctgttgtGATTGTTATAGAGCATAAATAAAATCTGTGTCAGCGCCTAATAACAGTAGCTGTAATGTTAAGTTGCTAAAACGTGAAAAATTATGAGCATATGCAATAACTAGGCTTACATATTACTCAGGTatcgaaaaatatttcataccgTGTGAACGTGGAGACGTAAAGGCTAGTTTCTT from Helicoverpa armigera isolate CAAS_96S chromosome 2, ASM3070526v1, whole genome shotgun sequence includes these protein-coding regions:
- the LOC110376530 gene encoding cytochrome P450 9e2, translated to MWWLLVLLVTCLFYYSRNRLKYFSSRGVCTLPPVPFLGNLTAVTFGRENFVEAIAAGYDAFKDQRYFGLYQYLVPTLIPRDPELIRQIMVRDFNSFADRGVHIDADCDPLFGRNLIMLTGSKWRSMRASLSPAFSGARCRSMAPLMAESACAVIAYLREKIAGEEAMDINKVTMSYVNDVIASCAFGFAVDSLKDPDNCIFRLGKKAVVQDTNQVMKFFGYENMKSIMKFLQVKIIPTQDAEQFSQLFKSALKARRENLVKPRPDFIQILVDAAQGKPKADSEGDANNNEYLKSTEKFTDDDLVAQAVLFYVAGYDTTANLIYYFLYEMAINLRVQVKLHEELDGLPPDEDIEDLYEAVQGLEYLDMCVNEVLRLWPLVGSADRRSVATYDFGPTYPGSKDRLIAPAGIHVWLPIYSIHRDETYWPKPHDCIPERFSKDRKADIVPYTYMPFGNGPRHCIGSRFAVLAAKVFLVKFLRSYKTRADRASPHLSPRAFILRPRDGYQLYVTPR